Proteins co-encoded in one Pogoniulus pusillus isolate bPogPus1 chromosome 15, bPogPus1.pri, whole genome shotgun sequence genomic window:
- the RAD52 gene encoding DNA repair protein RAD52 homolog isoform X3 — MFGFNGWAHSVTQQNVDFVDLNNGKFYVGVCAFVKVQLKDGSYHEDVGYGVSEGLKSKALSLEKARKEAVTDGLKRALKCFGNALGNCILDKDYLRAVNKLPHQIPELDLAKAKRQDYEPEIEKARYNSCLERQHTGERQHCEMASSCKPAQTEAAAAPTEQKQSNSSRTADSLALDCDATYQRKLRQKQLQQQFREQMEKKQQLAALTPSSNRTTPVKHSTSATVPQEQAVEEEFFAGQPKNDPELWDISLETIDLKVVGHKTADPPAGHRTPKTPPGCHQMTTRNRTPHRVNYHAAPARLAQLQPSATIMSNKSCANQHPSDCSPHRRSQSWKKRRLEPT, encoded by the exons ACTTTGTTGACCTCAACAACGGCAAGTTCTATGTGGGGGTCTGTGCCTTTGTGAAAGTTCAGCTGAAG GATGGGTCATACCATGAAGATGTGGGGTATGGAGTCAGTGAAGGCCTGAAGTCTAAGGCCTTGTCCCTCGAAAAGGCAAGGAAGGAGGCAGTAACAGATGGACTGAAGAGGGCACTCAA GTGCTTTGGGAATGCTCTTGGGAACTGCATCCTGGACAAAGACTACCTCCGGGCCGTGAATAAGCTTCCACATCAG ATCCCTGAGTTAGATTTGGCCAAAGCTAAGAGACAGGACTATGAGCCTGAAATAGAAAAAGCAAGATACAATAGCTGTTTGGAAAGGCAGCACACAGGAGAGAGACAACACTGTGAGATGGCCTCTAGCTGTAAGCCTGCTcagacagaagctgctgcagcaccaacAGAGCAGAAACAGTCCAACAGTTCCAG aacTGCAGACTCCTTAGCTCTGGACTGCGATGCCACCTACCAGCGCAAACTGCGAcagaagcagctccagcagcagttccGGGAGCAGATGGAGAAGAAACAGCAGCTTGCAGCACTCACtcccagcagcaacagaa CTACACCTGTAAAGCACAGCACTTCAGCAACAGTACCACAGGAGCAAGCAGTGGAAGAGGAGTTCTTTGCAGGTCAGCCAAAAA ATGATCCTGAACTTTGGGACATTTCCTTGGAGACCATTGATCTGAAGGTAGTGGGTCACAAGACAGCAGACCCACCAGCTGGACACCGGACACCTAAAACACCCCCTGGGTGCCATCAGATGACTACTCGTAACAGGACCCCTCACAGAGTGAATTACCAcgcagctccagccaggcttgcaCAACTGCAGCCATCTGCTACCATCATGAGCAACAAAAGCtgtgccaaccagcacccctcAG ACTGCAGCCCCCACAGGAGAAGTCAAAGCTGGAAGAAAAGGAGGTTAGAACCTACCTAA